A part of Rickettsia canadensis str. McKiel genomic DNA contains:
- the atpG gene encoding ATP synthase F1 subunit gamma: MSNLKQLRTRIKSVKSTQKITKAMQLVSASKMTKIKSQIANSNFYIEAISKMMSAILAIDMYELSIEGQKFFNTVPNKVNLLIVMTSQRGLCGTFNYNIIKQVKNDIKDLENKGKQIKLIIIGKKGYEALKRQYANYIDSYFELSKIHDEKLILQVKQKIMSAAYNLEVSNCVIYFNKFKNAMTQIMTRQQILPVEKSKDDSTVKKYHYEYEGETLISNLISLYVNSQINYALLQNRASEEGARMTAMENATNNANDLISKLVLKLNRSRQAIITKELIEIIAGSEAV, encoded by the coding sequence ATGTCAAATTTAAAGCAGTTAAGAACTAGAATTAAAAGCGTTAAATCTACACAAAAGATTACTAAAGCAATGCAACTAGTATCAGCTTCTAAGATGACAAAAATAAAGAGTCAAATAGCAAATTCAAATTTTTATATTGAGGCTATTAGTAAAATGATGTCTGCTATATTAGCAATTGATATGTATGAGCTATCTATAGAAGGACAAAAATTTTTTAATACCGTACCAAATAAAGTAAATCTATTGATAGTGATGACATCACAGCGTGGTTTATGCGGAACGTTTAATTACAACATAATTAAGCAAGTTAAGAATGATATTAAAGATTTAGAAAATAAAGGTAAACAAATAAAACTTATTATTATTGGGAAAAAAGGTTACGAGGCACTAAAAAGGCAGTATGCAAATTATATTGATAGTTATTTTGAGTTATCCAAAATTCATGATGAAAAACTAATCTTACAAGTAAAACAAAAAATTATGTCGGCAGCCTACAATTTGGAAGTTAGTAATTGTGTTATATATTTTAACAAATTTAAAAACGCAATGACTCAAATTATGACTAGACAACAGATTTTACCGGTAGAAAAATCTAAGGATGATTCTACAGTAAAAAAATATCATTATGAGTATGAAGGAGAAACTTTAATTTCTAACTTGATTAGTTTATATGTTAATTCCCAAATAAATTATGCTCTGCTGCAAAATAGAGCAAGCGAGGAAGGGGCAAGAATGACTGCTATGGAAAATGCAACAAATAATGCTAATGATTTAATAAGCAAGTTAGTTTTAAAGCTGAATAGATCAAGACAGGCTATTATTACTAAGGAGTTGATAGAGATTATAGCCGGTTCTGAGGCTGTTTAG